In a genomic window of Pieris brassicae chromosome 7, ilPieBrab1.1, whole genome shotgun sequence:
- the LOC123711629 gene encoding SWI/SNF-related matrix-associated actin-dependent regulator of chromatin subfamily E member 1 isoform X1 translates to MATPNSYKQNASMSMPSPQNNPHYMIAGAPMSFGMMKGGMNAPPHHNQYQYHPQYQGGPMGHPGYGWQPQRFGAESARRATSGSSQAAQSGKDDKTSPFVSTVHSHPGFQPQKIGKGLGGSAGLPKPPKPPEKPLMPYMRYSRRVWDTVKAANPDLKLWEIGRIIGGMWRDLPQTEKYAFVDEYEAEKSEYEKTLKAYHNSPTYLAYIAAKNKAVVGALEEESSSKKGSSQKEQQQDRRIDIQPAEDEEDQDEGLSVKHVSYARYLRNHRLINEIFSDTVVPDVRSVVTTARMQILKKQVQSLTMHQKKLEDELQQIEEKFEAKKRKFIESSEAFQEELKKHCKPAVDEETFTRMVERALEQMRRGVNPAHTTVRERKDEPANEPSQQPIKTETNGPNAPTQVDKVSTSEVKMDENMTTELPENKEAIPDSTPGHENEGERKEEKPHEIKMETKDAPAHPPPQAHIAPPNAGMMMPPNPNAPAHQPPHGGPPPPPGGYGGAYGGRYYPGYAGGYPAGYPHYYPPGPEHYPPHHAHPHPHHEIKPAEEPPAKKENE, encoded by the exons ATGGCAACACCCAACAGTTATAAACAAAACGCATCAATGTCGATGCCAAGTCCTCAAAATAACCCgc ACTACATGATTGCGGGGGCACCAATGAGTTTCGGTATGATGAAAG GCGGTATGAATGCACCGCCTCACCATAACCAATACCAGTACCACCCACAATACCAGGGTGGGCCGATGGGCCACCCGGGGTACGGGTGGCAACCACAGCGTTTTGGTGCAGAGAGCGCAAGGCGGGCCACGTCAGGGTCTAGCCAAGCGGCCCAGAGTGGGAAAGATGATAAGACCAGTCCATTTGTATCTACTGTTCATTCTCATCCTGGATTCCAACCACAAAAAATTGGGAAGGGGCTTGGTGGG AGTGCCGGTTTACCAAAGCCCCCAAAACCCCCAGAAAAGCCACTTATGCCATACATGAGGTACTCTCGCAGAGTATGGGACACGGTGAAAGCGGCAAACCCCGATCTAAAATTATGGGAGATTGGACGTATTATCGGTGGAATGTGGAGAGACTTACCTCAAACCGAGAAGTATGCCTTTGTCGATGAATATGAAGCGGAAAAG TCGGAGTACGAGAAAACCTTGAAGGCATATCACAACTCCCCGACCTATCTTGCGTACATTGCTGCCAAGAACAAAGCTGTCG TTGGAGCCTTGGAAGAAGAAAGCTCAAGCAAGAAAGGCAGCTCACAAAAAGAACAACAGCAGGACAGAAGAATTGACATACAACCTGCTGAAGATGAAGAAG atcAAGACGAAGGTCTATCAGTAAAGCACGTGTCGTACGCGCGTTATTTGAGAAACCACCGCCTCATCAACGAGATATTCTCCGATACAGTTGTACCAGATGTGAGATCTGTCGTTACTACCGCAAGGATGCAG attctGAAAAAACAAGTTCAATCACTCACAATGCATCAGAAGAAACTGGAAGACGAGTTGCAACAGATTGAAGAGAAGTTTGAAGCGAAAAAACGCAAGTTTATTGAGAGCAGCGAGGCTTTCCAGGAGGAACTGAAAAag CATTGCAAACCCGCCGTTGATGAAGAGACTTTCACTCGAATGGTTGAGAGAGCCCTTGAGCAGATGAGACGTGGAGTCAATCCAGCCCATACTACTGTCAGAGAGAGAAAGGATGAG cCTGCAAATGAACCAAGTCAACAGCCGATAAAAACAGAAACAAACGGACCAAATGCGCCAACGCAAGTTGACAAAGTCTCTACCAGTGAAGTGAAAATGGACGAAAATATGACCACAGAGCTGCCGGAAAATAAAGAGGCGATACCGGATAGTACACCGGGACACGAAAATGAGG gtgAGCGCAAAGAAGAGAAACCTCATGAAATCAAGATGGAAACTAAAGATGCGCCTGCGCATCCGCCACCTCAAGCGCATATAGCCCCGCCTAATGCag GAATGATGATGCCACCAAACCCTAATGCGCCTGCGCATCAGCCACCTCATGGAGGTCCACCTCCGCCACCAG GTGGTTACGGTGGTGCATATGGTGGACGATATTACCCGGGGTACGCGGGTGGTTACCCTGCCGGATATCCACATTATTACCCACCCGGACCGGAACATTACCCGCCGCACCATGCGCACCCGCATCCTCATCATGAGATCAAGC CCGCTGAAGAGCCACCCGCTAAGAAGGAGAATGAATGA
- the LOC123711629 gene encoding SWI/SNF-related matrix-associated actin-dependent regulator of chromatin subfamily E member 1 isoform X2: MATPNSYKQNASMSMPSPQNNPHYMIAGAPMSFGMMKGGMNAPPHHNQYQYHPQYQGGPMGHPGYGWQPQRFGAESARRATSGSSQAAQSGKDDKTSPFVSTVHSHPGFQPQKIGKGLGGSAGLPKPPKPPEKPLMPYMRYSRRVWDTVKAANPDLKLWEIGRIIGGMWRDLPQTEKYAFVDEYEAEKAQYTEMLKAYQSSSAYIQWLAHKTRVGALEEESSSKKGSSQKEQQQDRRIDIQPAEDEEDQDEGLSVKHVSYARYLRNHRLINEIFSDTVVPDVRSVVTTARMQILKKQVQSLTMHQKKLEDELQQIEEKFEAKKRKFIESSEAFQEELKKHCKPAVDEETFTRMVERALEQMRRGVNPAHTTVRERKDEPANEPSQQPIKTETNGPNAPTQVDKVSTSEVKMDENMTTELPENKEAIPDSTPGHENEGERKEEKPHEIKMETKDAPAHPPPQAHIAPPNAGMMMPPNPNAPAHQPPHGGPPPPPGGYGGAYGGRYYPGYAGGYPAGYPHYYPPGPEHYPPHHAHPHPHHEIKPAEEPPAKKENE; encoded by the exons ATGGCAACACCCAACAGTTATAAACAAAACGCATCAATGTCGATGCCAAGTCCTCAAAATAACCCgc ACTACATGATTGCGGGGGCACCAATGAGTTTCGGTATGATGAAAG GCGGTATGAATGCACCGCCTCACCATAACCAATACCAGTACCACCCACAATACCAGGGTGGGCCGATGGGCCACCCGGGGTACGGGTGGCAACCACAGCGTTTTGGTGCAGAGAGCGCAAGGCGGGCCACGTCAGGGTCTAGCCAAGCGGCCCAGAGTGGGAAAGATGATAAGACCAGTCCATTTGTATCTACTGTTCATTCTCATCCTGGATTCCAACCACAAAAAATTGGGAAGGGGCTTGGTGGG AGTGCCGGTTTACCAAAGCCCCCAAAACCCCCAGAAAAGCCACTTATGCCATACATGAGGTACTCTCGCAGAGTATGGGACACGGTGAAAGCGGCAAACCCCGATCTAAAATTATGGGAGATTGGACGTATTATCGGTGGAATGTGGAGAGACTTACCTCAAACCGAGAAGTATGCCTTTGTCGATGAATATGAAGCGGAAAAG GCGCAGTATACAGAAATGTTAAAAGCCTACCAATCTTCATCGGCGTATATTCAATGGCTCGCACATAAGACCAGAG TTGGAGCCTTGGAAGAAGAAAGCTCAAGCAAGAAAGGCAGCTCACAAAAAGAACAACAGCAGGACAGAAGAATTGACATACAACCTGCTGAAGATGAAGAAG atcAAGACGAAGGTCTATCAGTAAAGCACGTGTCGTACGCGCGTTATTTGAGAAACCACCGCCTCATCAACGAGATATTCTCCGATACAGTTGTACCAGATGTGAGATCTGTCGTTACTACCGCAAGGATGCAG attctGAAAAAACAAGTTCAATCACTCACAATGCATCAGAAGAAACTGGAAGACGAGTTGCAACAGATTGAAGAGAAGTTTGAAGCGAAAAAACGCAAGTTTATTGAGAGCAGCGAGGCTTTCCAGGAGGAACTGAAAAag CATTGCAAACCCGCCGTTGATGAAGAGACTTTCACTCGAATGGTTGAGAGAGCCCTTGAGCAGATGAGACGTGGAGTCAATCCAGCCCATACTACTGTCAGAGAGAGAAAGGATGAG cCTGCAAATGAACCAAGTCAACAGCCGATAAAAACAGAAACAAACGGACCAAATGCGCCAACGCAAGTTGACAAAGTCTCTACCAGTGAAGTGAAAATGGACGAAAATATGACCACAGAGCTGCCGGAAAATAAAGAGGCGATACCGGATAGTACACCGGGACACGAAAATGAGG gtgAGCGCAAAGAAGAGAAACCTCATGAAATCAAGATGGAAACTAAAGATGCGCCTGCGCATCCGCCACCTCAAGCGCATATAGCCCCGCCTAATGCag GAATGATGATGCCACCAAACCCTAATGCGCCTGCGCATCAGCCACCTCATGGAGGTCCACCTCCGCCACCAG GTGGTTACGGTGGTGCATATGGTGGACGATATTACCCGGGGTACGCGGGTGGTTACCCTGCCGGATATCCACATTATTACCCACCCGGACCGGAACATTACCCGCCGCACCATGCGCACCCGCATCCTCATCATGAGATCAAGC CCGCTGAAGAGCCACCCGCTAAGAAGGAGAATGAATGA
- the LOC123711629 gene encoding SWI/SNF-related matrix-associated actin-dependent regulator of chromatin subfamily E member 1 isoform X3, with the protein MATPNSYKQNASMSMPSPQNNPHYMIAGAPMSFGMMKESARRATSGSSQAAQSGKDDKTSPFVSTVHSHPGFQPQKIGKGLGGSAGLPKPPKPPEKPLMPYMRYSRRVWDTVKAANPDLKLWEIGRIIGGMWRDLPQTEKYAFVDEYEAEKSEYEKTLKAYHNSPTYLAYIAAKNKAVVGALEEESSSKKGSSQKEQQQDRRIDIQPAEDEEDQDEGLSVKHVSYARYLRNHRLINEIFSDTVVPDVRSVVTTARMQILKKQVQSLTMHQKKLEDELQQIEEKFEAKKRKFIESSEAFQEELKKHCKPAVDEETFTRMVERALEQMRRGVNPAHTTVRERKDEPANEPSQQPIKTETNGPNAPTQVDKVSTSEVKMDENMTTELPENKEAIPDSTPGHENEGERKEEKPHEIKMETKDAPAHPPPQAHIAPPNAGMMMPPNPNAPAHQPPHGGPPPPPGGYGGAYGGRYYPGYAGGYPAGYPHYYPPGPEHYPPHHAHPHPHHEIKPAEEPPAKKENE; encoded by the exons ATGGCAACACCCAACAGTTATAAACAAAACGCATCAATGTCGATGCCAAGTCCTCAAAATAACCCgc ACTACATGATTGCGGGGGCACCAATGAGTTTCGGTATGATGAAAG AGAGCGCAAGGCGGGCCACGTCAGGGTCTAGCCAAGCGGCCCAGAGTGGGAAAGATGATAAGACCAGTCCATTTGTATCTACTGTTCATTCTCATCCTGGATTCCAACCACAAAAAATTGGGAAGGGGCTTGGTGGG AGTGCCGGTTTACCAAAGCCCCCAAAACCCCCAGAAAAGCCACTTATGCCATACATGAGGTACTCTCGCAGAGTATGGGACACGGTGAAAGCGGCAAACCCCGATCTAAAATTATGGGAGATTGGACGTATTATCGGTGGAATGTGGAGAGACTTACCTCAAACCGAGAAGTATGCCTTTGTCGATGAATATGAAGCGGAAAAG TCGGAGTACGAGAAAACCTTGAAGGCATATCACAACTCCCCGACCTATCTTGCGTACATTGCTGCCAAGAACAAAGCTGTCG TTGGAGCCTTGGAAGAAGAAAGCTCAAGCAAGAAAGGCAGCTCACAAAAAGAACAACAGCAGGACAGAAGAATTGACATACAACCTGCTGAAGATGAAGAAG atcAAGACGAAGGTCTATCAGTAAAGCACGTGTCGTACGCGCGTTATTTGAGAAACCACCGCCTCATCAACGAGATATTCTCCGATACAGTTGTACCAGATGTGAGATCTGTCGTTACTACCGCAAGGATGCAG attctGAAAAAACAAGTTCAATCACTCACAATGCATCAGAAGAAACTGGAAGACGAGTTGCAACAGATTGAAGAGAAGTTTGAAGCGAAAAAACGCAAGTTTATTGAGAGCAGCGAGGCTTTCCAGGAGGAACTGAAAAag CATTGCAAACCCGCCGTTGATGAAGAGACTTTCACTCGAATGGTTGAGAGAGCCCTTGAGCAGATGAGACGTGGAGTCAATCCAGCCCATACTACTGTCAGAGAGAGAAAGGATGAG cCTGCAAATGAACCAAGTCAACAGCCGATAAAAACAGAAACAAACGGACCAAATGCGCCAACGCAAGTTGACAAAGTCTCTACCAGTGAAGTGAAAATGGACGAAAATATGACCACAGAGCTGCCGGAAAATAAAGAGGCGATACCGGATAGTACACCGGGACACGAAAATGAGG gtgAGCGCAAAGAAGAGAAACCTCATGAAATCAAGATGGAAACTAAAGATGCGCCTGCGCATCCGCCACCTCAAGCGCATATAGCCCCGCCTAATGCag GAATGATGATGCCACCAAACCCTAATGCGCCTGCGCATCAGCCACCTCATGGAGGTCCACCTCCGCCACCAG GTGGTTACGGTGGTGCATATGGTGGACGATATTACCCGGGGTACGCGGGTGGTTACCCTGCCGGATATCCACATTATTACCCACCCGGACCGGAACATTACCCGCCGCACCATGCGCACCCGCATCCTCATCATGAGATCAAGC CCGCTGAAGAGCCACCCGCTAAGAAGGAGAATGAATGA
- the LOC123711629 gene encoding SWI/SNF-related matrix-associated actin-dependent regulator of chromatin subfamily E member 1 isoform X4, with amino-acid sequence MATPNSYKQNASMSMPSPQNNPQSARRATSGSSQAAQSGKDDKTSPFVSTVHSHPGFQPQKIGKGLGGSAGLPKPPKPPEKPLMPYMRYSRRVWDTVKAANPDLKLWEIGRIIGGMWRDLPQTEKYAFVDEYEAEKSEYEKTLKAYHNSPTYLAYIAAKNKAVVGALEEESSSKKGSSQKEQQQDRRIDIQPAEDEEDQDEGLSVKHVSYARYLRNHRLINEIFSDTVVPDVRSVVTTARMQILKKQVQSLTMHQKKLEDELQQIEEKFEAKKRKFIESSEAFQEELKKHCKPAVDEETFTRMVERALEQMRRGVNPAHTTVRERKDEPANEPSQQPIKTETNGPNAPTQVDKVSTSEVKMDENMTTELPENKEAIPDSTPGHENEGERKEEKPHEIKMETKDAPAHPPPQAHIAPPNAGMMMPPNPNAPAHQPPHGGPPPPPGGYGGAYGGRYYPGYAGGYPAGYPHYYPPGPEHYPPHHAHPHPHHEIKPAEEPPAKKENE; translated from the exons ATGGCAACACCCAACAGTTATAAACAAAACGCATCAATGTCGATGCCAAGTCCTCAAAATAACCCgc AGAGCGCAAGGCGGGCCACGTCAGGGTCTAGCCAAGCGGCCCAGAGTGGGAAAGATGATAAGACCAGTCCATTTGTATCTACTGTTCATTCTCATCCTGGATTCCAACCACAAAAAATTGGGAAGGGGCTTGGTGGG AGTGCCGGTTTACCAAAGCCCCCAAAACCCCCAGAAAAGCCACTTATGCCATACATGAGGTACTCTCGCAGAGTATGGGACACGGTGAAAGCGGCAAACCCCGATCTAAAATTATGGGAGATTGGACGTATTATCGGTGGAATGTGGAGAGACTTACCTCAAACCGAGAAGTATGCCTTTGTCGATGAATATGAAGCGGAAAAG TCGGAGTACGAGAAAACCTTGAAGGCATATCACAACTCCCCGACCTATCTTGCGTACATTGCTGCCAAGAACAAAGCTGTCG TTGGAGCCTTGGAAGAAGAAAGCTCAAGCAAGAAAGGCAGCTCACAAAAAGAACAACAGCAGGACAGAAGAATTGACATACAACCTGCTGAAGATGAAGAAG atcAAGACGAAGGTCTATCAGTAAAGCACGTGTCGTACGCGCGTTATTTGAGAAACCACCGCCTCATCAACGAGATATTCTCCGATACAGTTGTACCAGATGTGAGATCTGTCGTTACTACCGCAAGGATGCAG attctGAAAAAACAAGTTCAATCACTCACAATGCATCAGAAGAAACTGGAAGACGAGTTGCAACAGATTGAAGAGAAGTTTGAAGCGAAAAAACGCAAGTTTATTGAGAGCAGCGAGGCTTTCCAGGAGGAACTGAAAAag CATTGCAAACCCGCCGTTGATGAAGAGACTTTCACTCGAATGGTTGAGAGAGCCCTTGAGCAGATGAGACGTGGAGTCAATCCAGCCCATACTACTGTCAGAGAGAGAAAGGATGAG cCTGCAAATGAACCAAGTCAACAGCCGATAAAAACAGAAACAAACGGACCAAATGCGCCAACGCAAGTTGACAAAGTCTCTACCAGTGAAGTGAAAATGGACGAAAATATGACCACAGAGCTGCCGGAAAATAAAGAGGCGATACCGGATAGTACACCGGGACACGAAAATGAGG gtgAGCGCAAAGAAGAGAAACCTCATGAAATCAAGATGGAAACTAAAGATGCGCCTGCGCATCCGCCACCTCAAGCGCATATAGCCCCGCCTAATGCag GAATGATGATGCCACCAAACCCTAATGCGCCTGCGCATCAGCCACCTCATGGAGGTCCACCTCCGCCACCAG GTGGTTACGGTGGTGCATATGGTGGACGATATTACCCGGGGTACGCGGGTGGTTACCCTGCCGGATATCCACATTATTACCCACCCGGACCGGAACATTACCCGCCGCACCATGCGCACCCGCATCCTCATCATGAGATCAAGC CCGCTGAAGAGCCACCCGCTAAGAAGGAGAATGAATGA
- the LOC123711630 gene encoding RNA-binding protein 41-like isoform X2 — protein sequence MCTPDLPKEFKKSSEVLPFSKYGVSSLEEFQLAEGQVQHLEWLKKAGLTNEEVKLYQDNEAGLLEQHNKSESSILKQKLQILYRKINEFQENKDSSDKNEDATPSTSSNIESNQKNTIKFYPKGHPMNELKKIEENLFGHLRNDDIMPITKRRKVLRRLDRKKDRILSQQKQLHIDPIPCSSKAKSGSLWDVKDIPDRLKEPPSNRLEQESREEFRAVDIVLPHNQAEEQLLEGTKMSLDNIKSIERFKDYKPGIPSKVLYLKNIAPSVSEDQISLLFNQFQLENGGPIDVHLLSGRMRGQAFVTFRSEDLAIQALDEVNGTIMSGRPIIAEFGRNSNRVQNER from the exons ATGTG TACTCCAGATTTACCAAAAGAGTTTAAAAAATCCTCTGAAGTATTGCCGTTTTCAAAATATGGAGTTTCATCACTTGAAGAATTCCAACTTGCAGAAGGGCAGGTGCAACATTTAGAATGGCTAAAGAAAGCTGGTTTGACCAATGAAGAAGTTAAGTTATATCAAGATAATGAAGCAGGGCTTCTTGAGCAACATAATAAATCTGAATCCagtattttaaaacagaagctacaaatattgtatagaaaaattaatgaatttcaaGAGAACAAAGACAG CTCAGATAAAAATGAAGATGCAACACCCAGTACTTCATCTAATATTGAATCTAATCAAAAGAATACAATAAAGTTTTACCCAAAAGGCCATCCAATgaatgaactaaaaaaaattgaggaAAATCTTTTTGGCCATTTAAGAAATGATGACATAATGCCAATTACTAAACGAAGAAAAGTCTTACGAAGGTTGGACCGAAAAAAGGATAGGATATTGTCTCAACAAAAACAACTGCATATAGATCCGATACCATGTTCTTCAAAGGCTAAATCGGGTAGTTTGTGGGATGTGAAAGATATACCAGATAGACTTAAAGAGCCACCAAGCAATAG atTGGAGCAGGAAAGTCGGGAGGAGTTCCGGGCAGTTGACATTGTCCTACCACATAATCAGGCAGAGGAACAATTGTTAGAAGGAACCAAGATGAGTCTTGACAACATTAAAAGTATTGAACGGTTTAAAGATTATAAACCTGGAATTCCATCAAAG GTTCTATACTTGAAGAATATTGCACCTTCTGTAAGTGAAGATCAGATTTCcctattatttaatcaatttcaaCTTGAAAATGGTGGCCCAATTGATGTGCATCTTCTGAGTGGCCGTATGAGAGGACAAGCATTTGTTACATTTAGAA GTGAAGACTTAGCAATACAAGCATTAGATGAAGTCAATGGAACAATTATGTCCGGTCGACCTATCATTGCTGAATTTGGCAGAAACAGCAATAGAGTACAGAATGagagataa
- the LOC123711630 gene encoding RNA-binding protein 41-like isoform X1 produces MCTPDLPKEFKKSSEVLPFSKYGVSSLEEFQLAEGQVQHLEWLKKAGLTNEEVKLYQDNEAGLLEQHNKSESSILKQKLQILYRKINEFQENKDSSDKNEDATPSTSSNIESNQKNTIKFYPKGHPMNELKKIEENLFGHLRNDDIMPITKRRKVLRRLDRKKDRILSQQKQLHIDPIPCSSKAKSGSLWDVKDIPDRLKEPPSNRPLIGPKNQTMYTIKDNKIVRLEQESREEFRAVDIVLPHNQAEEQLLEGTKMSLDNIKSIERFKDYKPGIPSKVLYLKNIAPSVSEDQISLLFNQFQLENGGPIDVHLLSGRMRGQAFVTFRSEDLAIQALDEVNGTIMSGRPIIAEFGRNSNRVQNER; encoded by the exons ATGTG TACTCCAGATTTACCAAAAGAGTTTAAAAAATCCTCTGAAGTATTGCCGTTTTCAAAATATGGAGTTTCATCACTTGAAGAATTCCAACTTGCAGAAGGGCAGGTGCAACATTTAGAATGGCTAAAGAAAGCTGGTTTGACCAATGAAGAAGTTAAGTTATATCAAGATAATGAAGCAGGGCTTCTTGAGCAACATAATAAATCTGAATCCagtattttaaaacagaagctacaaatattgtatagaaaaattaatgaatttcaaGAGAACAAAGACAG CTCAGATAAAAATGAAGATGCAACACCCAGTACTTCATCTAATATTGAATCTAATCAAAAGAATACAATAAAGTTTTACCCAAAAGGCCATCCAATgaatgaactaaaaaaaattgaggaAAATCTTTTTGGCCATTTAAGAAATGATGACATAATGCCAATTACTAAACGAAGAAAAGTCTTACGAAGGTTGGACCGAAAAAAGGATAGGATATTGTCTCAACAAAAACAACTGCATATAGATCCGATACCATGTTCTTCAAAGGCTAAATCGGGTAGTTTGTGGGATGTGAAAGATATACCAGATAGACTTAAAGAGCCACCAAGCAATAG acCTCTTATTGGCCCAAAAAATCAAACTATGTATACCATTAaggataataaaattgtaagatTGGAGCAGGAAAGTCGGGAGGAGTTCCGGGCAGTTGACATTGTCCTACCACATAATCAGGCAGAGGAACAATTGTTAGAAGGAACCAAGATGAGTCTTGACAACATTAAAAGTATTGAACGGTTTAAAGATTATAAACCTGGAATTCCATCAAAG GTTCTATACTTGAAGAATATTGCACCTTCTGTAAGTGAAGATCAGATTTCcctattatttaatcaatttcaaCTTGAAAATGGTGGCCCAATTGATGTGCATCTTCTGAGTGGCCGTATGAGAGGACAAGCATTTGTTACATTTAGAA GTGAAGACTTAGCAATACAAGCATTAGATGAAGTCAATGGAACAATTATGTCCGGTCGACCTATCATTGCTGAATTTGGCAGAAACAGCAATAGAGTACAGAATGagagataa